One Rhinoraja longicauda isolate Sanriku21f chromosome 19, sRhiLon1.1, whole genome shotgun sequence genomic window, aacattagctaccctccaatccacagaaactgatcctgaatctattgaactttggaaaatgatcaccaatgcatccacaatttcttgtgccacctccttaagtaccctgggatgcagaccatcaggccctggggatttatcagccttcagtcccatcagtctacccaaaaccatttcctgcccaatgtgaatttccttcagttcctccgtcaccctaggatctccggccactagaacatctgggagattgtttatatcttccgtagtgaagacagatccaaagtaccggttcaactcgtctgccatttccttgttccccataataaattcacctgcttctctcttcaaaggacccacatctGCCTtaactttttttcctcttcaagtacctaaagaagcttttactatcctcctttatattattggctagcttaccttcgtacctcatcttttctccccgtattgcctttttagttatcttctgttgctctttaaaagattcccaatcctctggcttcccgctctgctttgctatgttatacttcttcccttttatttttatgctgtccttgacttcccttgtcagccacaggtgcctcttactccccttagagtctttccacctctttgggatgaattgatcctgcaacctctgcattattcccaggaatacctgccattgctgttccactgtcttccttgctagggcctccttccagtcaaatctggccagctcctgcctcatgcctctctaatcccctttgctatactgtaatactgacacttccgattttcccttctccctctcaatttgtagagtaaaacttatcatattgtgatcactgcctcctaatggctcttttaccttgggttcccttatcaaatcaggtttatTACACTAAATcccgaattgccttctccctggtaggctccagtacaagctgttctaagaatccatctcggaggcattccacaaactctcttttctggggtccagtaccaagctgattttcccagtctacctgcatgttgaaatctcccataaccaccatagcattacatttgcgacatgccaattttagctcctgattcaacttgcaccctatgttgaggctactgtttgggggcctgtagataactcccattagggtctttttacccttacaattcctcatttctatccatactgattctacatctcctgattctatgtctccTGCAGTCAATGTTTACTGTCACGGTCTCCtgccttcgctcgacctggatccttggcgtgacatcttcacagtaggtcctgtcccgGAAACTctcgtcttcccagctgcttctccaaatccccaacacgtccattcaggatctcctggttgtcgcaggctcggcgatcgtttcgctcaacacctgcgctcggtccgccttaaccaacctgatctcccggtggctgagcacttcaactccccctcccactcccagtctgacctttctgtcatgggcctcctccagtgccatagtgaggcccaccggaaattggaggaacagcacctcatatttcacttgggcagcttgcagcccaacggtatgaacatcgacctccaactttagatagctcctctgtcatatcatatcatatacatacagccggaaacaggccttttcggccctccaagtccgtgccgcccagtaatccccgtacattaacactatcctacacccactagggacaatttttacagttacccagccaattaacctacatacctgtacctctttggagtgtgggaggaaaccgaagatctcggagtaaacccacgcaggtcacggggagaacgtacaaactccttacagtgcagcacccgtagtcaggatcgaacctgcgtctccggcgctgcattcgctgtaaagcagcaactctaccgctgcgctaccgtgctgtccctctcttcccctccccttcccagttctccctctatcttcttgtctccacctatatccttcctttgtcccgcccccccgacatcagtctgaagaagggtctcgacccgaaatgtcacccattccttctctcctgagatgctgcttcacctgctgagttactccagcattttgtgaaataaataccttcaatttgcaccagcatctgcagttattttcctacatctccTGGTTGTCAAGtcgtttaactccccttcccactcccaaacGGACCTTTGTGTCCAGGTGTTcttccattgcctgagtgagaccaaacgtaaattggaggaacagcaccttgtatttcacttaggcagcttacaacccagcagtatgattaacttctctaactttgagtaactcttgcatcccctctctccatccctcccccaccctagtcgtagtACTAGTTTCTCTTTCGttctgttgagttccactgtctgtataatTTGTTATCACCTATCCCCACAGCCTACAATTGGCCATTGTGTGCTCCATATTTCCTTGATCATTTCCTTGATAATAagatgcatatcttccattctgtTTTCCTAAGTACCATctctatttctcgtttccctttcactgaatctcagtctgaaaaaggtctcgacctgaaacgtcaccttttttaATTTCCCGATGCTTCCTCCCTAcacacagaagttgggatgttgctTTACAgttgtgcacaggaggatgaggggtgattttatagagatgtataggataaggtagatgcacaaagtattttaccctgaatagaggaatcaagaatcggatacgatagaactttattcatcccatagggaaattggtctgccaacagtcataacacccAAGGAAcacaaacttgaaattaaaattaaattaaaagtgaaataaagaaaaagacaagcgactgttggctggctgccatgtgccCAGTGCCTTAACTGGAAcgtacgaacaaacaaacaaatgaacacGGGCTTATCCCCtggacagaggattctaaaactagagtgccccctccccccccgttctcccaccgtccctcacaacggtctccccatgccgggtcctacATTGTTCTTCACCGCcagccccccacgctgggtcccaatTGTCTTCCCCCCCACGCTCTTCGACTGCCGATCGTGGGTCCTGCTGCCGTCAAGGCCCCACTGCCACCTACGTTGAGCGTAGATATCTAGTGTAGatgtcataggtttaaggggagaagtgaaagatttaataggaatcgaagGGCCAACTGTTTCTCACAGTCAGTGGTGGGCATATAGAGCGTGTTGGCAGAggggttagttgaggcaggtactaaaatgACAttaataggtgcatggataggaaagatttagagggatatgggccaaacttgggcagatagagctagtgtagatggggcatcttggtcagcatgggcaagttaggctgaagggcctatttccatgctgtatggcttggGCTCTCGGTGTACAATTGTAATTGTATATAGACACTGGTTACTATTGGGCCCAAGATGGAAAGGTGGCAATGAACGGGGGAAGGGTTTTGGGGATAAGTTGAGCAGTGAGCAACATTAGGGAGACTGGACCAGTGgtgaagggaaggagggaaacCCCAGAGGCAAATGAACAGTCTCAGTCACAATTGTTCTCAGGTTCAACGGGGGCAAGGGGTGAATTGGGCATTGTCATTGCACTTGCAACCTTTTGTTTACCACTGTAATAATAATAGGTTCTGTAACAGCTTGTTAACTTTCAGTGATTTGTGTACAAGAACCTCTGGGTGACAACAACTTTTAATTTTGTTAAAAATTATTCAGTTCTTTTCCTCGGTGATGTTGAGATAGCACAAGATATCAaatggaaggatgtccttgccctTGCTGCCAGAGTCAGTGAGTTCTGAACCTCTTCCAAACAGTGTCCATTCCATTTCTGGGCTGATTTAGTGCCCGAGTATTTGGGGCATTTGGTGACACAGCAGCCTGACCAACCCAGGGTCCATCTTCATTACCGGGAACTCTTTTTCTGCTACTTATGTTGAACTGTGTGTGTTGATTGCACATTTTGAATGTCCTTCATTGTTTCTCCACAGCTATGAAGAGGGGCAAACGTTGGTTACTGGACACATTTCAGATCACATTTCAAGGCACGTGCATTAATAATCTTTAGTCAGACACCAATGATCACAGTAGTGATGTTCAAATTCTGGGCATCACACAGGCATCGGGGTCAAACAATATCTTCAGCGTTGAACTGTGGGTGGTTATTGTCACCACTAGCAAGCCAGGTCAGTTGCATCTTGCAGGGTCACGAGGGTAACACACTGGCCTGATTCACAGGGGCTCTTGGCTTCTCTGCTGCACCATATATGGGGAAACTGCAGCATACCTGACATTTTCATGCCCACAGCTGGATGTTAAGGTTATCTAAGGTTCCCATTAGATATGAAATGGAAGGATTTccctatgtttttttttgtttttgccctTGCTGCCAAGATCTCATCCATCCAGTCTCTGGTGTCCACTCCATTTCAGGGATGATTGGGTGTCCTTGTGTTTGAGGCATTTGGTGACAGCAGCCTGACTGGTCCAAGGTCCATCTTTGTTACCGGGAACTCTTTCTCTGATACCTGTGAACCAGGCACGTGGATTTCACATTGTGaatgttcttttttttcctatcaaaaataattaatttaattatgaTACAAAACAAAACTGGTAACGCAtccaccaccatagtacaaagTCACCAAATTATCTAGACACGATATTTTCAAACAACAATGTCACAATCCTTATTGAggctgcactccccccccccacacggtgCCCAACAGTCCTGAAAAtcccccgtggacagcgcgtggtccctctctaaaACCACCTGGACGCGggcataaccccggaaaaggggcaggcagccggctccggcagagccctcttccgcctggtgccgtgactcgcggatggccagcttggccaggcctaggaacaatccaaccaggacatcttcagccctgccctctcccctacgcacaaggtgtccaaagatgagggtggtgggtgtgacgtgcagccagaaggcaaggagcagcccctttagatattggaacaggggctgcaacctcttgCACTCCATatgcacgtggaacacagactcttccagtccGTAAAAGTGGCagacggctggcgagtctgtgaaccgcgagagacaCAGGTTGCAATGGACTTCTCGGTGCAGTCCCCTCCAGATCCCTGATGTAGAGGGGGAGAATCCCTTGTGAATGTTCTTCATTGTTTCTCCGTAGATATGAAGAGGATCAAACATTTGGTACCTTTCCTGCATATCTGTAACGTTGCGTTTCTTGTTGCCATCCTTGGTTCGATCGTAACTCAAGGTACGTGCGCACATATTCCTTACTCAGATGACAATGATCACTGTGGTAGTCTGGAAGTGTTGGATCTGAACGAGTATCCCAGTAAGTACACTGAGCTGCTTCATGTGGACCACTAGCATCTGTAGTCCTCAGACCCAGGGAAACCTGCTGGACGTTTGGATTTTAATGATGGAACATTGAGGATTCAGTTCAGAGTTGTTGGCCACATCCTGCACAGTTCAGCACAATGTAGATCAGTTATGGAAAGCAAATTGTATGTCTTGATTGCAGAAGGCATTTTGAGAAATATCTGTATCCTTGGAATTGAAGGCATATTAATTGAAGGCTAATCCACAGACATTGACAGGATGCAATTGATGGTCTCttgcaaggatctgtgttgggagtGTAATCAGACTTCATATTTAATCAAGTGATGGGACGAAGAATGGCATTAGAAGTTCACCACAGATGCAAAGACACATTGCATTGTAACCACTGAAAAGTAATGGGATTAATTGATTGTGCAAATGGATTTAATTGTCTGGAAAGATGTATCATTTGTCCTTAAAGACAGAACAGTGTCGTTTTTAAATGGTGAAAAGCAGTAAGGGTTCAATAACTCTGAGGGGAGTGGAGGATCTGTGTTTATCGATCATTAAAAtatcattcagcgggtcaggcagcatctaggagagagggaatgaatgggtgatgttttgggccgagacccttctttagactgaagaagggtcttgacctgaaatgtcacccattccctctctcgtagatgctgcctgacctgctgagttactccagcattttgtgataccttcgatttgtaccagcatctgtagttactttCCCACATTAAAATGTCATTGATGGCTACAGAAAGTCATCACCCTAGCCCACAAATGCTGATCTTTGAACCCCAAGCACTGAGTACAAGGCAATAAGTTATGCTGCATTAACCTGGTTAGACCACAACCGGAGCATGCACgcttctcggccttttggctaagatcagcTGTCGCCGTCAGtctttggctaagatcaagtgtagtatctgttctggcacaatctaatgttcttataagaacaatataagagcagtatttgcattggatcatcgacgaggagcggaggtcaggagcacgtgtctggtttaggggtggatccatgctggttgggtaaccaacctaacacccttatccaggtgggatggcagcagcaagtggagctggagggcagggtatccggaataccctgcgagtatcggtaaaggacctcaaggaggggaaccctttctcaagggacctcttcaccaagaaggtgctgctggaggcctgtggattcaaggccgtggacatcttctgcctccaggacttcccaggttacggatatttcgacgttaccttccagaacccggcgggatggcagaagttgctgcaggacttccgtgagaagggggatgaagccccgctgtcgctcctgaaggtgcagccgctcttcaccctccccacccagagggaacgaatgatcacggtgcacatgtttaacccacatgtgcccgtcgtggatgttctcaccttccttgcgcgctacgtcgaaggggccgggaactgcgtggacataaaggacttgttcgggatctggacgagcaagaggcaagtgaaggtgaagctgagggtggacgggaagggattcatcgtccaccctccctcggtgttcgctatcagagggaaccggggttacgtgacgtacgcggggcagcccagggtgtgcaggaaatgcaacaaacctgggcacgtggcggcagaatgcaggacagtcgtctgcagaaactgcaaactagaaggccacgagacaagggaatgtaaagagagtaagagctgcaacctgtgtggggaggcaggccacctttacagggcctgccctaaaagagctagcACGTACGCaaaggcgataagaggggccgctaccagcacccccagggtggacgagacgcctcctaccacggcaaaagcctaaaaaggaaaggagagcaggggcgatgacagcgcgaccactccgagcccccaaccgcaggacagagccccccaggcccctgcccacgagggtgagtcgatggaagagggggaacaggaagaggaggaatggcagGTGGCAAAATCGAGGAAAACGTTGAAGGCTGTACGCACGGAGAAAAagccggagggggcaagcaagtcccaaaaaagagtcctctcccaggacgaggccagcagcctctccgcatcggaggatgagacgaccgggaggagccgacaacggaagcagaggcagaggaagaaaacgggggaggaggaaggtaagagaaagaacgtgtctgttgccccccagccccaggagactgggagcagtgccaatgggccccagccccaggagaccgtgagcagtgccaatgggccccagccccaggagactgggagcagtgccaatgggccccagccccaggagaccgtgagcagtgccaatgggccccagccccaggagactgggagcagtgccaatgagccccagccccaggagaccgtgagcggcacaacggccaatgggccccagccccaggagaccgtgagcggcacaacggccaatgggcccctgctccgggagaccgggagcggcacaatggccaatgggccccagctccgggagaccgggagcagtgcagtggccaatgggccccagctccgggagaccgggagcagtgcagtggccaatgggcctcaGCTCCAGGAAACtaggagcagcgcagtggcctcgccagaaaatacaccctgtgctgaggaagccaccaacctgtaccactacctgtgcgacaaaaatgtgaaggaactcagccagatgattggcatgcgggaggatcgcctgggacactaaaggacaatggagctgaaactggcatccttaaacgtgcgcagtgtgaagagcactgcgcgatgtgtaaccgccttgcagtacctggccaaggtaaaggcggatgtgacttttttacaggagtgcgggctgccacaccttcgctgctatcggaggtggtcgcgatggtggccccacggactgtcggtatggtcggggggcaatgattgtcgtgcgtccggtctggggatcttgctgcggggacgcccctccaaataagggatatgtatgtaaatgtatgtaaatgtaagtaaatgtccaagtaaatgcctctattgaatgtgtaacctccggaaatgtcggatgggtttgtttaaaaaagatgttttgtaaatgatatttattacttgaataaagtattttttgatataaaaaaaaaatgcagagcaGGTTTgggccctgctgtaggaaagatgtaatTTCTCCTTCAGCGGTTGCCAGTGTagatttacaaaatgttaaattgcAAGTAGAGTGTACAGGAAGTGGggctgtgttcactggagttcagacggACAGTGGATGATGGTGGAAGTTGTTGAGATATTCATGCTGACTGTAGATAGAAACCATTTCTGTTGGTTGAGGTGTGTGGGACAGGGAACCTTGGCTGGATCAATTAAAGAGCACTGTTCTGTTTTAATAATTGGTAATCAATTTCCTGGAGTGGTTGACTTGGTGGATGACACTTTTTACTCCATCACCATGAGTTGATCTGGAGATCTAATGGTTCAGGTTGGTGACCTCTTATCCAATGTGGTGAAGATAGAAATCAATTTTCACTTGCAGAGATAAGTCAAAAGATTGAGGAAACAAAAGGGAAGCTCTGTGAAGGATGGAGACCAGGAGAGGTTTCTGGGTTCCCACCACTGGTCTCCCCACGGCATCGTACTGCACTGTGAACTCTGTCACTTACCATTTGAAGAGGACGGCAGACTGGCACACACGGAATGAGTCAGCAATGACTCACTCACAAATTGGTTTCCTGTCATGGGTTAGTTTCCCAGAGGCCTCGCCCCCTACACTGAAAATAGCATCGGTTCCAGTGGGAACCAGCCCTTGCAGAGTTACCTATGTTCCTAGGACCAATATATAAATCATGTATTACGGTGTTATAATACAGTATGTTACAGGAGTGGGATTATTGCATTTTATGTTTAATTTCCTGTTAATAACTGTATGAATTGCTGACTTTAATGTTGCATCTTTGCTCCAGGTGCTGACTATGTCCTGGTGGCAGGTTTATGCAGCGTGTCTGTCCAGTTTCTGGCTTTGATCCTACCATTCGTTCTTTGGATGTTCAGAAAGTGTATGCGCATTTGCCGAATGATCCGTAAGGAGCAGATCATTAAttgattttaacatttcaaatctTATCAATAAAACATGATCTCTAACCCTCACATCATCTGTACTTGACAGGATTTATCAATCTGATTGTATGTGGGTTGCAGGTCATTGTGATGTTCATCTCAATCTTTCCTTTCACAATGGTGATTCATCAAAACAGTGAGTTTGACTGGAGTTTTTCATTACtgtttgcggcacggtagcgcagcggtagagttgctgctttacagcgaatgcagcgccggagactcaggttcgatcctgactacgggtgctgcactgtaaggagtttgtacgttctccccgtgacctacgtgggttttctccgagatcttcggtttcctcccacactccaaagacgtacaggtatgtaggttaattggctgggtaaatgtaaaaattgtccctagtgggtgtaggatagtgttaatgtacggggatcgcggggcggcacggacttggagggccgaaaaggcctgtttccggctgtatatatatgatatgatatgatatgatactgcaaGCTTCTGATGATCAGTATTCCATGTCTCCCACAATGAGCCCGAGGTGGTCACTCCCAGTAATGTTGTTGTCAGATCTATTTGCAGAAACAGATGCGTGGATGACATTAAGGAGTTTTATTCTCATGTTGGCTGCCTGTGCACCTACTGCTGCCCCAGTAACACAGGTGCATCCTTGGAACCACGTAATATCCTCCACAAAGGCCTTGCCCTCagtctgtcctcaacagaggcctaaTCTTCGTacccctctgcccccacctct contains:
- the LOC144602920 gene encoding uncharacterized protein LOC144602920 codes for the protein MKRIKHLVPFLHICNVAFLVAILGSIVTQGTCAHIPYSDDNDHCGSLEVLDLNEYPSADYVLVAGLCSVSVQFLALILPFVLWMFRKCMRICRMIRFINLIVCGLQVIVMFISIFPFTMVIHQNSCDSSLTTWRIFFATRIGCAVIFILHIVFLHWKGKDTSGNIDTDKGQQDITECQQLKTTTPDDTAGSLPPD